The DNA region ACTAAATATTTATATGCCAACGACAAGCTCCTTTCTGATATCCATTTCTAAATCGCTTTACATATTATGCTAGAAGAATAGCTTTTGTCAAATATGAAAATTAATAGCTACAAATGAATATATAACCTAAAGATAAAATAAGCAAGCAATATATGCACAATTTATATAGAAGAAAGTTGTTTGTTGGCAAATTCAAAGGTAAAAATTAAGTTTTTCTATACATTGAAAAATAAGTCGCGCAATATTTCTGAAGCCTGTAATGCCGGTGTGGCACCGTAGTAAATTAATTGGTTGGTCCCTGCAGATAAAGGGTTCGAAATAGGCCCTGGCACTGCAAAAACCAGTCTATTTTCTTGTAAGGCATAATTAGCCGTTATTAAAGAACCAGATTTTTCTGCCGCCTCAATAACCATCGTCGCTTGACTGAGTCCGGCAATAGTTAGATTTCGGTAAGGGAAATGCCAGGGTTGAATTTTAGCGTGGTTGGGTAGCGGTGAAACGAGTAAATGGTCATGGGCAATTTTTGCCTGCAATTTGTGGTGTTCACTCGGGTATGAAGTCAGCAAGCCCGTCCCGATAACCGCAATGGTTTCGCCCCCAGACATGGCTGCTTGGTGGGTATAGGCATCCACCCCTTTGGCTAAACCAGAGACAATGACCACGGCTTCACTTAATTCAGGGATTAGCTGGTCAATAGCTGCTTTACCGTAGACAGACATCTTTCTTGATCCTACAACAGCCATAGCAGGTTTTTGAAAAATAGCTAAATCACCTTGACAAAATAAAACTAAATTAGGTTGGTAGGTTTGCAGTAAGGCCTTTGGATATGTTTGCGTACTAAGGATGGTCACCGGATGAATATGGTACCTTTTGTACAATTTTCTAAAATAAGCAAGTGAATACTTTTGCTTAAATCGCCCCCAGGCCTTTAATTTTTGCGTATCTTGGATTCCATGAATATGCCTGTCTAAGTCTTCAACACTAGTCACTTGGGCTTGAATGATATCGGCCAATTCCCGGTAGGTAAATACACCAGATTCAAAGGCATAAACCAGCATAGATTCTGTCATAGCTAAAACATCTTCCTCATTTTTAAGCATCATATCCATATATGGATTTTCAATTTCAAATAACACAAAACCACCCCTTTACATGTATATACGTAGGAGGTGGTTGAAATTGACCATTTAGATTGATTGATTTTTATACATAATTTTTCACTGGCGCAAAAGTCTTGCGGTGAATTGGACTTGGACCGTATTTTTCTAGGCCATCTAGGTGTTGTTTAGTCCCATACCCAGCATTGGCTTCAAAGCCATAACCTGGATATAAGTCTGCGTATTCTGCCATCAATTTATCCCGGTATTCCTTAGCATAAATGGAGGCTGCTGCAATGGCATAAACTGTCGCGTCGCCCTTGATAATGGCCTCTTGCGGCGCCTTCTTGTAGTCATTCAAATGGACAGCATCGACCAAGACATAATCAGGAGCCGGATGTAATTGATCTAAAGCAGATATCATGGCGTGCTTTGTAGCAATTAAAATGTTGGTTTGGTCAATTTCTTCAGCAGTTTGGATCCCGATTGTTTTTGCGATAGCATATTTTTCAATATCTGCCACCAATGCTTGGCGTTTTGTATGGGATAACTGTTTAGAGTCATTAAAGTAGACAGGAGGCATGTCACTAGGCAAAATAACGGCACTAGTGACAACGGGCCCGGCTAACGGACCACGTCCCACTTCATCTACCCCAGCAATCAATTGGTAGCCTTGTTGACGCAATTCGTTTTCTCGTGTTTTAAGCTGTTCAATCTGGTCTAAGATGGCTTGTTGCTTAACTATGGCCTTGTCATAGCGTAATAAGGCGTTTTGCAC from Aerococcus urinaeequi includes:
- the dprA gene encoding DNA-processing protein DprA encodes the protein MLFEIENPYMDMMLKNEEDVLAMTESMLVYAFESGVFTYRELADIIQAQVTSVEDLDRHIHGIQDTQKLKAWGRFKQKYSLAYFRKLYKRYHIHPVTILSTQTYPKALLQTYQPNLVLFCQGDLAIFQKPAMAVVGSRKMSVYGKAAIDQLIPELSEAVVIVSGLAKGVDAYTHQAAMSGGETIAVIGTGLLTSYPSEHHKLQAKIAHDHLLVSPLPNHAKIQPWHFPYRNLTIAGLSQATMVIEAAEKSGSLITANYALQENRLVFAVPGPISNPLSAGTNQLIYYGATPALQASEILRDLFFNV
- a CDS encoding ribonuclease HII, with protein sequence MTEEKKTAFDLADLGNLKIGQIQAYLASSEVDPVYVQALREDSRKGVQNALLRYDKAIVKQQAILDQIEQLKTRENELRQQGYQLIAGVDEVGRGPLAGPVVTSAVILPSDMPPVYFNDSKQLSHTKRQALVADIEKYAIAKTIGIQTAEEIDQTNILIATKHAMISALDQLHPAPDYVLVDAVHLNDYKKAPQEAIIKGDATVYAIAAASIYAKEYRDKLMAEYADLYPGYGFEANAGYGTKQHLDGLEKYGPSPIHRKTFAPVKNYV